The following proteins come from a genomic window of Daphnia carinata strain CSIRO-1 chromosome 6, CSIRO_AGI_Dcar_HiC_V3, whole genome shotgun sequence:
- the LOC130690149 gene encoding hydroxyacyl-coenzyme A dehydrogenase, mitochondrial-like, whose protein sequence is MGLLRTPYLMASFRRSLFTSNSTQMAIKNVVVIGGGLMGSGIAQVAAQNGQNVTIVDLDQKVLDKAKNAINVSLQRIAKKLFKDDSVKAEKFLSDSMAHVSLSTNPEQAVNQSDLVVEAIVEKLNVKQKLFQSLDAVAPTHAVFASNTSSLPIGEIAQSTKRKDRFVGLHFFNPVPVMKLLEVIRIPETSDNTYNLVMEWGKSIGKQTVTCKDTPGFIVNRLLVPYMMEAVRLLERGDATARDIDTAMKLGAGYPMGPFELLDYVGLDTSKFIIEGWAEKFPENPLFKPVPTLNRLVEEGKLGMKTGEGFYKYQKK, encoded by the exons ATGGGATTGCTTAGAACACCTTATTTAATGGCATCATTCAGAAGAAGTTTATTTACTTCCAATTCCACACAAATGGCAATTAAAAATGTGGTTGTTATAGGCGGTGGTTTAATGGGAAGTGGAATCGCACAG gttgCTGCTCAAAATGGTCAGAATGTGACCATTGTTGATTTGGACCAAAAAGTGTTAGATAAAGCCAAGAATGCTATAAATGTCTCTTTGCAACGGATAgcaaaaaaacttttcaaa GATGATTCTGTAAAAGCAGAAAAGTTTCTGTCAGACTCAATGGCACATGTTTCTTTGTCAACCAATCCTGAACAAGCTGTTAATCAAAGTGACTTAGTTGTTGAAGCTATTGTAGAAAAACTCAATGTCAAGCAAAAGCTTTTCCAATCCCTGGATGCT GTTGCCCCCACTCATGCAGTGTTTGCCTCAAACACCTCTTCATTGCCAATTGGTGAAATTGCCCAGtccacaaaaagaaaggatcgGTTTGTTGGTCTACATTTTTTCAATCCT GTTCCTGTAATGAAACTTCTAGAAGTAATTCGTATTCCGGAAACTTCGGATAATACATACAA tCTTGTGATGGAATGGGGGAAATCTATCGGAAAACAGACTGTCACCTG CAAAGATACTCCAGGATTCATTGTTAATCGCCTCTTGGTGCCATATATGATGGAAGCTGTCCGTTTACTTGAAAGAG GTGATGCGACGGCAAGAGATATCGATACTGCCATGAAATTAG gTGCGGGTTATCCAATGGGGCCGTTCGAATTATTGGATTATGTAGGACTGGACACTTCTAAGTTCATCATTGAAG GATGGGCCGAAAAGTTTCCCGAAAATCCTCTTTTTAAGCCAGTACCTACTTTAAATCGACTTGTAGAGGAGGGCAAACTTGGCATGAAAACAGGAGAAGGTTTTTACAAATACCAGAAAAAGTAA